A single region of the Chrysiogenia bacterium genome encodes:
- a CDS encoding NAD(+)/NADH kinase, whose translation MSTIESVAIVLRARHDEAILELGRELAHWLLKQKIQVSARAPVAKVLGIGEVKVVKTIKSDLVVVFGGDGTLLSTAREVAHTGALLVGVNMGRLGFLAEVSRRRMIPVLTSVIEGKYSVEERTMLEVSVLRGKKEVETFAALNDAVVDKGSIARLLRFDVRIDRSQLTEYAADGLIVATPTGSTGYSMAAGGPLLHPSVQAFLLTPICPHQLSGRPIAIPDTSEVAIKLKEPSEEATLTIDGQVAYPMAKDDIVRIRKSKHPAKLVRIPGRSYYEVLRGKFHWNKTTTD comes from the coding sequence GTGTCCACCATCGAATCCGTCGCCATCGTGCTGCGTGCGCGCCATGACGAGGCCATCCTCGAACTCGGGCGTGAGCTGGCCCACTGGCTGCTCAAGCAGAAGATCCAGGTCAGCGCCCGTGCCCCCGTGGCGAAGGTCCTGGGCATTGGCGAGGTAAAGGTCGTCAAGACCATCAAGTCCGACCTCGTGGTCGTCTTTGGTGGCGACGGCACCCTGCTCTCCACCGCGCGCGAGGTCGCCCATACCGGCGCGCTGCTCGTCGGCGTGAACATGGGGCGCCTGGGATTCCTCGCTGAAGTCTCCCGGCGCCGGATGATTCCGGTCCTCACTTCCGTCATCGAAGGCAAATACTCCGTAGAAGAGCGCACCATGCTCGAAGTGAGCGTGCTGCGCGGCAAGAAGGAAGTCGAGACCTTCGCCGCCCTCAACGACGCAGTCGTGGACAAGGGCTCCATCGCGCGCCTGCTCCGCTTCGACGTACGCATCGATCGCTCGCAGCTCACCGAGTACGCCGCCGACGGTCTCATCGTTGCAACCCCCACGGGCTCTACCGGCTACTCCATGGCCGCGGGCGGGCCGCTGCTGCACCCTTCGGTGCAGGCCTTCCTGCTCACCCCCATCTGCCCGCATCAATTATCGGGCAGGCCCATTGCGATTCCCGATACTTCGGAAGTCGCCATCAAGCTCAAGGAACCATCGGAAGAGGCCACTCTGACCATCGACGGGCAGGTGGCCTACCCCATGGCCAAGGACGACATCGTACGAATTCGCAAGAGCAAGCATCCGGCCAAGCTCGTGCGGATCCCAGGCCGCAGCTACTACGAAGTGCTGCGCGGAAAGTTCCACTGGAACAAGACCACCACCGACTAA
- a CDS encoding DNA repair protein RecN — translation MLRELRLKNVAVIEEAALEFDEGFTVLTGETGAGKSLLVGALNLVLGARASTDLIRTGADEASVEAAFEDGDAPGIAALLEEAGIEVESTLIVKRTLSAQGKNRVFVNGSLAPLNLLTRIGRELLNILGQHEHHTLLHAETQRELLDAFAAHDALLENDDQRDLLDSYAAHRELLCEMQEKFDAWQVEKQALDSLQTDEEERARRIDYLRYLSEELGDAALQEGEEESLNTERARLAGAEKIVQAAGTGYGALYESEDAIIDRVNALSADLAAVAKLDENLAEAARLLGEAAPLLEEAAGSLQHAAAGFAEDSDELESRLNEIESRLDLFAKLRRKHGAESVDELIATYAKISEELESLEDYDSALEKRRRAEKKAREAAEQVAKKLHASRVEAANRLGAEVCRELEDLNMNAAQLIAAVSEEERLSPHGSDEVAFLFAPNLGETPRPLAKIASGGELSRVLLALRLILTEPGRVRTLVLDEVDAGIGGITAEVVGRKIRRLSKNFQVICITHLPQIACQAQRHLHVSKAATKGRTQTRVDVLGEDERVEEISRMLGGSAVTKEVRTTARQLLRQSEAPAR, via the coding sequence ATGCTTCGAGAACTGCGTCTGAAAAATGTTGCGGTCATTGAAGAAGCCGCCCTGGAGTTCGACGAGGGCTTCACCGTGCTCACCGGCGAGACCGGTGCGGGCAAGAGCCTCCTTGTCGGCGCGCTCAATCTGGTTCTCGGCGCGCGCGCCAGTACCGACCTGATCCGCACCGGTGCCGACGAAGCCTCGGTCGAGGCCGCCTTCGAAGACGGGGATGCGCCCGGCATCGCCGCCCTGCTCGAAGAAGCCGGCATCGAGGTGGAATCCACCCTCATCGTCAAGCGCACCCTCTCGGCCCAGGGCAAGAACCGCGTCTTCGTGAACGGCTCGCTCGCGCCACTGAATCTGCTCACGCGCATCGGGCGCGAGCTGCTCAACATTCTGGGGCAGCACGAGCACCATACCCTGCTGCACGCCGAGACCCAGCGCGAGCTGCTCGACGCCTTCGCAGCCCACGACGCCCTGCTTGAGAACGACGACCAGCGCGACCTGCTCGATTCCTACGCCGCCCACCGAGAGCTGCTCTGTGAAATGCAGGAGAAGTTCGACGCCTGGCAGGTCGAGAAACAGGCGCTCGATTCCCTGCAGACCGACGAGGAAGAGCGCGCCCGGCGTATCGACTACCTGCGCTACCTGAGCGAGGAACTCGGCGACGCCGCGCTACAGGAAGGCGAAGAAGAGTCTCTCAACACCGAACGCGCGCGGCTGGCAGGTGCCGAGAAGATCGTGCAGGCCGCCGGCACCGGTTACGGCGCGCTCTACGAATCCGAGGACGCCATCATCGACCGCGTCAATGCGCTGAGCGCGGACCTGGCCGCCGTGGCCAAGCTCGATGAGAACCTCGCCGAGGCCGCGCGCCTGCTGGGCGAGGCCGCGCCGCTTCTCGAAGAAGCCGCCGGAAGCCTGCAACACGCTGCCGCCGGTTTTGCCGAAGACAGCGACGAGCTGGAAAGCCGCCTCAACGAAATCGAGTCGCGCCTCGACCTGTTCGCCAAGTTGAGGCGCAAGCACGGCGCCGAGAGCGTCGATGAGCTGATCGCCACCTATGCGAAGATCAGCGAAGAGCTCGAATCCCTCGAAGACTACGACTCGGCGCTCGAAAAACGTCGGCGTGCCGAGAAGAAGGCCCGTGAGGCAGCCGAGCAGGTTGCGAAGAAACTCCATGCCTCACGCGTGGAGGCGGCCAACCGGCTTGGCGCAGAAGTCTGTCGCGAGCTCGAGGACCTCAACATGAACGCCGCGCAGCTCATCGCGGCTGTGAGTGAAGAAGAGCGCCTGAGCCCCCACGGCAGTGATGAGGTGGCATTCCTCTTTGCGCCCAACCTGGGCGAGACGCCGCGCCCGCTGGCCAAGATCGCCTCTGGCGGCGAACTCTCCCGCGTGCTCCTGGCCCTGCGCCTCATTCTTACCGAGCCCGGCCGTGTGCGAACCCTGGTGCTCGACGAAGTGGACGCGGGAATTGGCGGCATCACCGCCGAAGTAGTCGGCCGCAAGATCCGCCGCCTCTCGAAGAATTTTCAGGTCATCTGCATCACCCATCTGCCCCAGATCGCCTGCCAGGCCCAGCGCCACCTGCATGTGAGCAAGGCCGCCACAAAGGGCCGCACCCAGACGCGCGTCGACGTGCTTGGTGAAGACGAGCGCGTTGAAGAAATCTCGCGGATGCTCGGCGGCAGCGCCGTTACCAAGGAAGTGCGCACCACCGCGCGCCAGCTTCTCCGGCAGTCCGAGGCCCCAGCTCGCTAG
- a CDS encoding TldD/PmbA family protein translates to MAYLSDKAALRHLERVLRSAGVDGWEIYLSGTRELSVEARDGEVESLQRAVSRGVGVRVLRGGAPGFAFTTNFRAEALDAAARAATDAARYATPDPALALIAPQRLPKKDLALFDPALSRVSQKKRVAMALELEAATRAADKRITQVRSASYEEDASWLHLRNSEGLCLEDRETSAGLSVMAVAGDEDESEAGYEFQDVRFFAELNPARVARGAARDAVRQLGARPVPGKSGPVVFENLAASELLDVMADSFCADQVQKGMSGLEGKRGKRVFGEHIDILDDGLLKKGQGSAFFDDEGVPQQRTHLVSCGELLGYLYDSASARREGARSTGNAVRSGGFTGAPEVGVTNLFVKKGKHTLPALLSEMGNGFLITELMGVHTANPVTGEFSFGCAGQVVRGGKIAHPFKGMAVAGNLFDLYKRVELVGSDLRFSSGVGSPSLLVGKLSVSGG, encoded by the coding sequence ATGGCCTACCTCAGCGACAAGGCCGCCCTGCGCCACCTGGAGCGCGTGCTCCGTAGCGCCGGCGTGGATGGCTGGGAGATCTATCTGAGCGGCACGCGCGAGCTTTCGGTCGAGGCCAGGGACGGCGAGGTCGAGAGTCTCCAGCGCGCAGTGAGCCGCGGCGTGGGCGTTCGCGTCCTGCGCGGCGGGGCGCCGGGTTTTGCATTCACGACGAATTTTAGGGCCGAAGCCCTCGATGCCGCCGCACGTGCCGCGACCGATGCCGCGCGCTACGCCACGCCCGACCCGGCCCTCGCGCTGATCGCTCCACAACGCCTTCCGAAAAAAGACCTCGCCCTCTTCGACCCCGCGCTCTCTCGCGTCTCGCAGAAAAAGCGCGTGGCCATGGCGCTCGAGCTTGAAGCGGCCACCCGCGCCGCCGACAAGCGGATCACCCAGGTGCGCAGCGCAAGCTACGAAGAAGATGCGAGCTGGCTTCACCTGCGCAATTCCGAGGGGCTCTGCCTCGAAGACAGGGAAACCTCGGCGGGCCTGAGCGTCATGGCCGTCGCCGGCGACGAGGACGAATCCGAAGCCGGCTACGAGTTTCAGGATGTGCGATTTTTCGCCGAGCTCAATCCCGCCCGCGTTGCGCGCGGCGCGGCTCGCGACGCCGTCCGCCAGCTCGGCGCACGGCCCGTACCGGGAAAATCCGGCCCTGTCGTATTCGAGAACCTTGCTGCGTCCGAATTGCTCGACGTCATGGCTGATTCCTTCTGCGCCGATCAGGTGCAAAAAGGCATGTCGGGGCTGGAGGGCAAGCGCGGCAAGCGCGTCTTCGGCGAGCACATCGACATCCTCGATGACGGCCTGCTCAAGAAGGGCCAGGGCAGCGCTTTCTTCGACGATGAGGGCGTCCCCCAGCAACGCACCCATCTGGTGAGCTGCGGCGAGCTGCTGGGCTATCTCTATGACAGCGCCAGCGCCCGGCGCGAGGGTGCGCGTTCGACGGGCAACGCCGTTCGTTCGGGCGGCTTTACCGGCGCGCCCGAAGTCGGGGTGACCAACCTCTTCGTCAAGAAGGGCAAACACACACTTCCGGCACTTCTCTCCGAGATGGGAAACGGATTTCTGATTACCGAACTCATGGGCGTGCACACCGCCAACCCGGTTACCGGAGAGTTTTCCTTCGGCTGCGCCGGACAGGTCGTGCGCGGCGGCAAAATCGCCCATCCCTTCAAGGGGATGGCGGTTGCGGGGAACCTCTTCGACCTGTATAAGCGCGTGGAGCTGGTGGGCAGCGATCTTCGCTTCTCCAGCGGCGTGGGCTCGCCCAGCCTTCTGGTAGGCAAGCTCAGCGTGAGCGGCGGCTGA
- a CDS encoding sodium:proton antiporter has translation MDPFSSTIITTIAVGVTALVVSELVRLPSIVFLLTLGVVLGQSGLGLIDPGALGGSLNQGIRLAVVVILFEGALSLNFAQLRGIATGPIRNLLSVGALITWFGAAAAARWIAGLDWPVALLFGSIMIVTGPTVIGPILRRVRLKPGLANILQWEGVLIDPIGAVVSVVLLEYYLSQEPSITGTLVNFFFVLGGGTVVGLIVGFAGGALLRKRSLWPVEEEHSGNLFALAMALAAFGLGELVRHEAGIMAATVVGMVLGNMKLHNIEDLQRFGGQVSNLMVAGLFLILAAGIDLEALRGSTGMLFGVVAAVALLVRPINIFVSTAGSGISMRGKLFLSWISPRGVVAASVASLINISLPENRFEGTELLEALVFLTIATTVLAQGLSAGFVAKALGVAQPERRGFLIIGAHALGVAIGKALRAQGVTVVMVDTNLTNCIRARMEGLEAVKGNALDGGFLTKVLDPTIGNLLALTANDEVNALACVAARPFLGSATLWRAVNEAESDVSSRTEVPGTGVGAVAFAESFDIMQLSRAIAADVRSIETIEIEQDLTVPTEMLADSEAPFPLMEIDGARIRVLTPGAKLEQGSRAIALSAAPAQVAV, from the coding sequence TTGGACCCATTCAGCAGTACCATCATCACCACCATCGCGGTGGGCGTCACGGCCCTCGTCGTTTCCGAGCTCGTGCGCCTGCCGAGCATCGTGTTCCTGCTCACTCTGGGCGTCGTTCTTGGCCAGTCGGGCCTGGGGCTCATCGACCCCGGCGCGCTGGGCGGCTCGCTCAATCAGGGGATCCGCCTTGCGGTCGTCGTCATCCTCTTTGAGGGCGCGCTCTCCCTGAATTTCGCCCAGCTTCGTGGCATCGCCACCGGACCGATCCGCAATCTGCTGAGCGTCGGCGCGCTAATCACCTGGTTCGGCGCGGCAGCCGCTGCCCGCTGGATTGCCGGCCTGGACTGGCCCGTCGCCCTCCTGTTCGGTTCGATCATGATCGTTACCGGCCCCACCGTGATCGGCCCGATCCTGCGCAGGGTGCGCCTCAAGCCGGGCCTGGCAAACATTCTCCAGTGGGAAGGCGTGCTCATCGATCCCATCGGCGCGGTCGTCAGCGTTGTACTCCTCGAATATTACCTCAGCCAGGAACCCTCCATCACGGGCACGCTGGTGAACTTCTTCTTCGTGCTGGGCGGCGGCACGGTGGTGGGCCTGATTGTTGGTTTCGCCGGCGGTGCGCTGCTGCGAAAACGCTCGCTCTGGCCCGTGGAGGAAGAACACAGCGGCAATCTATTCGCCCTTGCCATGGCGCTGGCCGCCTTCGGGCTTGGCGAGCTCGTGCGCCACGAGGCGGGCATCATGGCCGCCACCGTGGTCGGCATGGTGCTGGGCAACATGAAGCTCCACAACATCGAGGACCTCCAGCGCTTCGGCGGTCAGGTCTCGAACCTCATGGTCGCCGGGCTGTTCCTGATCCTCGCGGCCGGCATCGATCTCGAAGCCCTGCGCGGCAGCACCGGGATGCTCTTTGGTGTCGTCGCAGCCGTCGCCCTGCTCGTGCGCCCGATCAACATCTTTGTCTCCACCGCCGGCTCGGGTATTTCCATGCGCGGGAAACTCTTTCTCTCATGGATTTCTCCGCGCGGCGTCGTCGCCGCCTCGGTCGCCTCGCTGATCAACATTTCGCTGCCCGAAAACCGCTTCGAGGGAACCGAGCTGCTCGAAGCGCTCGTATTTCTCACCATCGCGACCACCGTGCTCGCGCAGGGTCTGAGCGCTGGCTTTGTCGCCAAGGCGCTGGGCGTCGCGCAGCCCGAGCGGCGCGGCTTCCTCATCATCGGGGCTCACGCACTGGGCGTGGCCATTGGCAAGGCGCTGCGCGCCCAGGGCGTCACCGTTGTGATGGTCGATACCAACCTGACCAACTGCATCCGCGCCCGCATGGAAGGTCTCGAGGCGGTCAAGGGCAATGCCCTGGACGGAGGATTCCTCACCAAGGTGCTCGACCCCACCATCGGCAACCTGCTGGCGCTGACAGCCAACGATGAGGTCAATGCCCTGGCCTGCGTGGCTGCCCGCCCCTTCCTTGGGAGCGCCACCCTCTGGCGGGCGGTCAACGAAGCCGAGAGCGATGTTAGCTCCAGAACAGAAGTGCCCGGCACCGGTGTCGGCGCCGTGGCCTTTGCCGAGAGCTTTGACATCATGCAACTGAGCCGCGCGATTGCCGCTGACGTGCGATCGATTGAAACAATTGAAATCGAGCAGGACCTGACGGTCCCCACTGAGATGCTCGCCGATTCCGAGGCACCCTTCCCGCTCATGGAAATCGACGGCGCCCGCATCCGGGTACTGACTCCCGGCGCGAAGCTCGAACAGGGATCGCGGGCAATCGCGCTTTCCGCCGCGCCTGCGCAGGTTGCGGTCTGA
- a CDS encoding DnaJ domain-containing protein encodes MASPEESEAARKLINESYARVHEGNHFEVLGLEPEAGEAEIKKAYFQLAKQFHSDAFAGMVLSGEDRSKADEIFGKITDAYNVLSNTEKRDHYKEVLAGNAVEEDEAVEQAQRALRAEMEFQKAEICVKQGNMDEAEQYLRLAIKVKSDEADYWALLGWATYKKRKGDPVVNKQKGKAYLKKALEINPNSDQAYLYMGYIAKIEDKPAIAYDMFRKAVQLNDKNAAAAREAKAFASQAQRVMSAGAESKEKKGLVDSMKSVFRKR; translated from the coding sequence ATGGCCTCGCCCGAGGAATCAGAAGCCGCCCGCAAGCTCATCAACGAGAGCTATGCCCGCGTTCACGAGGGCAACCACTTCGAGGTGCTCGGCCTTGAGCCCGAAGCGGGCGAAGCCGAAATCAAGAAGGCCTATTTCCAGTTGGCCAAGCAGTTTCACAGTGATGCCTTTGCCGGCATGGTTTTGAGCGGCGAGGACAGGAGCAAGGCTGACGAGATCTTCGGCAAGATTACGGACGCCTACAACGTCCTCAGCAACACCGAGAAACGAGACCACTACAAGGAAGTGCTCGCCGGCAACGCCGTCGAAGAGGACGAAGCCGTCGAGCAGGCCCAGCGCGCACTGCGCGCCGAGATGGAGTTCCAGAAGGCCGAGATCTGCGTCAAGCAGGGCAACATGGATGAGGCCGAACAGTACTTGCGCCTGGCCATCAAGGTAAAAAGCGATGAGGCCGACTACTGGGCACTTCTGGGCTGGGCCACCTACAAGAAACGCAAGGGCGATCCGGTCGTGAACAAGCAAAAGGGCAAGGCCTATCTCAAGAAGGCGCTGGAGATCAATCCGAACTCCGATCAGGCCTATCTCTACATGGGTTATATCGCGAAGATCGAGGACAAGCCCGCCATTGCCTACGACATGTTCCGCAAGGCCGTGCAGCTCAACGACAAGAACGCCGCCGCCGCCCGCGAGGCAAAGGCCTTTGCCTCGCAGGCGCAGCGGGTCATGAGCGCCGGCGCCGAGAGCAAAGAGAAAAAGGGCCTCGTCGACTCGATGAAGTCCGTCTTTCGAAAGCGCTAG
- a CDS encoding response regulator, translated as MGEAEKEAVESVLLVDGDSAARAALADYLKAQGLRVLQASGADEGFEIFRDVRPQVVLSDVILPEGSGLDLCARVNDASGTPVILVSDVVRTRDQQRNIREEFGARGYFIKPLDSEQVYNEIIRLGSGAAPRVKLDLRPDALDFSPDQIERGELGNFTYPLLLMAIFRGRETGVLSMERELATRTLYFLRGVPVYVASQNRQENLGRLLVEKGRITEEQYQQATQLMQVKNIRQGEALIELGLLTFQELYSALQEQAREKLIQGFTWDSGSYSFSRTESFLDKLTLLELDSHSAVAEGVKRFYGVPKLGPLFEAAQGAYPQVNENFVRYFDRLGLSEDDRRMANSLRGVEPVHDFVAQSNIEIKNFLRVLTTLLLCDMVVLRTEPRPADDLMLRRTGRVSDEINPVSEEDEKMREVIMENYLRVNSYNYFQVLGVSAENTTDERTREQYEKLSKKYHPDNYAKFNLGPVASKLEEIFLKVELAYRTLSSAASRAEYEAFLERSKEIVLSDLSATLGAEMEFCKGQELLEQGDFNGAIDALRVAVEQNPLEPEYHVHFGVALFRSDTTRSMEARSHMNRALAIDPNNAMALLELGRIYAYEGKHMMAKRHFEAALAVRPDDEAIQRDLHQIDTLIEQTKGSAPA; from the coding sequence ATGGGTGAGGCTGAAAAAGAAGCGGTCGAGTCGGTCCTTCTGGTCGACGGAGACAGCGCCGCGCGTGCAGCGCTGGCGGACTATCTCAAGGCCCAGGGGCTGCGCGTGCTGCAGGCCAGCGGCGCCGACGAAGGCTTCGAGATCTTCCGCGACGTGCGCCCCCAGGTGGTGCTCAGCGACGTGATTCTGCCCGAGGGCAGCGGTCTCGACCTGTGCGCCCGGGTTAATGATGCCAGCGGCACCCCGGTGATTCTGGTCAGCGACGTCGTTCGCACCCGCGACCAGCAGCGCAACATTCGTGAAGAGTTCGGCGCCCGCGGCTACTTCATCAAACCCCTCGATTCCGAACAGGTCTACAACGAAATCATCCGCCTTGGAAGCGGCGCGGCGCCGCGCGTGAAGCTCGACCTGCGTCCCGACGCACTCGACTTTTCTCCCGATCAGATCGAGCGCGGTGAGCTGGGTAACTTCACCTACCCTTTGCTGCTCATGGCAATCTTCCGTGGGCGCGAGACCGGCGTGCTCAGCATGGAGCGCGAGCTGGCCACGCGCACGCTGTATTTCCTGCGCGGCGTGCCCGTCTACGTGGCCAGCCAGAACCGGCAGGAAAATTTGGGCCGGCTTCTGGTCGAAAAAGGCCGCATCACCGAGGAGCAATACCAGCAGGCCACGCAGCTCATGCAGGTCAAGAACATCCGGCAGGGCGAGGCGCTCATCGAGCTGGGGCTGCTCACGTTTCAGGAACTCTACAGTGCGTTGCAGGAACAGGCGCGCGAAAAGCTCATCCAGGGTTTTACCTGGGACAGCGGCAGCTATTCCTTCTCGCGCACCGAATCCTTTCTCGACAAGCTGACGCTGCTCGAACTCGATTCCCACTCGGCGGTGGCCGAGGGCGTCAAGCGCTTCTACGGCGTGCCCAAACTCGGCCCGCTTTTTGAAGCTGCGCAGGGGGCCTACCCGCAGGTCAATGAGAATTTCGTTCGCTACTTCGACCGCCTCGGCCTGAGCGAGGATGACCGTCGCATGGCCAATTCCCTTCGCGGGGTTGAGCCGGTTCACGATTTCGTTGCCCAGTCGAACATTGAGATCAAGAACTTCCTCCGGGTGCTCACCACGCTGCTGCTCTGCGACATGGTGGTGCTGCGCACCGAACCCCGGCCGGCCGACGACCTGATGCTCAGGCGGACGGGCCGCGTGAGCGACGAGATCAACCCCGTCAGCGAGGAAGACGAGAAGATGCGCGAGGTAATCATGGAGAATTACCTGCGCGTCAATTCCTACAACTACTTCCAAGTGTTGGGCGTTTCGGCGGAAAATACGACCGACGAGCGCACCCGCGAGCAGTACGAAAAGCTCTCGAAAAAATACCACCCCGACAACTACGCAAAGTTCAATCTGGGTCCCGTGGCATCGAAGCTCGAAGAGATCTTCCTGAAAGTGGAACTGGCCTACCGCACGCTTTCCTCGGCTGCGAGCCGCGCCGAATACGAGGCCTTTCTTGAGCGGAGTAAGGAAATCGTGCTCAGCGACCTCTCGGCAACCCTGGGGGCGGAGATGGAGTTCTGCAAGGGCCAGGAACTGCTCGAACAGGGGGATTTCAACGGGGCCATCGACGCGCTTCGCGTGGCGGTGGAGCAGAATCCGCTGGAGCCCGAGTATCACGTCCACTTCGGTGTGGCGCTCTTCCGCAGTGATACTACGCGCTCGATGGAGGCGCGCTCGCACATGAACCGGGCGCTGGCCATCGATCCCAACAACGCGATGGCACTGCTCGAACTGGGCCGGATTTATGCCTATGAGGGCAAGCACATGATGGCCAAGCGCCATTTCGAGGCCGCGCTGGCGGTGCGTCCCGATGACGAGGCCATTCAGCGCGACCTGCACCAGATCGACACCTTGATCGAACAGACCAAGGGCTCAGCGCCGGCCTGA
- a CDS encoding dephospho-CoA kinase, which yields MKIFGLTGGIACGKSTVSALLTGHGARVIDADQIARDVVLPGKPAYKDIVAAFGEGVLAPDGTLNRPALGKIVFADEKARARLNAITHPRIAQETAQRIQAERAAGTQILIYDAALLVETGGYKMYEALIVVSARPEVQMERLIARDGISEEEARQKIAAQLPLEEKEAVADYVIDNSGTLEELKTRVDALWALLAERAGL from the coding sequence ATGAAGATCTTTGGTCTAACCGGCGGAATCGCATGCGGCAAGAGCACGGTCAGCGCCCTGCTCACCGGGCACGGCGCCAGGGTGATCGACGCTGACCAGATTGCCCGCGACGTGGTCCTACCGGGGAAACCGGCCTACAAGGACATCGTGGCCGCCTTCGGCGAGGGCGTGCTGGCCCCCGACGGGACGCTCAATCGCCCGGCGCTGGGAAAAATCGTCTTTGCCGACGAGAAGGCCCGCGCCCGCCTCAACGCCATCACCCACCCCAGAATCGCCCAGGAAACCGCCCAACGAATCCAGGCTGAGCGGGCCGCCGGGACGCAGATCCTGATCTACGACGCCGCCCTGCTGGTCGAGACGGGCGGCTACAAGATGTACGAGGCCCTTATCGTCGTGAGCGCCCGCCCGGAGGTCCAGATGGAACGCCTCATCGCCCGTGACGGGATCTCCGAGGAAGAGGCCCGGCAGAAGATCGCCGCCCAGCTCCCGCTGGAGGAGAAAGAGGCGGTCGCCGACTACGTGATCGACAACTCGGGCACCCTCGAAGAGCTCAAAACCCGGGTGGATGCCCTCTGGGCCTTGCTGGCCGAGCGGGCGGGACTCTAG